The sequence CATCGAGATCCCGCGGCACGGACACCTGCACCGTCACCAGCAGGTCACCGGCCTTGCCGCCGCGCTTGGGGATGCCCCGGTTGCGCACCCGCAGCGTCCGCCCGTCCGGGGTGCCCGCCGGGATTTTGAGCCGGACGGGCGAGTCCAGGGTCGGCACTGCGATGGTGTCGCCCAACGCCAGCTCGGCGAAGGACACCGGGACGGTGACCAGCAGGTCGTCGCCCTTGCGGTCGAAGACGTCGTCGGACTTCACCGAGACCTTCACAAACAGGTCGCCCGCCGGGGTGCCGTGCGGGCCCGCTTCGCCCTGGCCAGCGAGACGGACCTTCTGGCCATCGATGACGCCCGCCGGGATGCGCACGGTGATCGACCGCTTGCGGTGCACGGTTCCCGAGCCGTTGCAAGTCGCGCACGGATCCGGGACGGTGTGCCCGGTCCCGTCGCACTCGCTGCACGGGGTGGAAAAGCCGAACGCGCCGCGGTTTTCCGAGACGTAGCCGGTGCCGTGGCACTTCCCGCACGTCTGCGTCTTCCCGGTTTTCGAGCCCGACCCGTGACAGGTGGTGCACGGGGCGTTGCCGGACAGCTCCACCGGGATGGTGGTGCCCTTGGCAGCTTCGCGGAAGTCGAGGGTGATGTCGGTTTCTACATCTGCCCCCCGCGACGGTCGCGCCGAACGCGTAGCGCCACTGCCGCGATCGAAGAAGCTACCGAAAATATCCCCAAAGCCACCGTTGCCGCCTTCTGCGCCCGTTGACTGGGCTCCGAAGAGGTCCGAGAGGTCGAACTCGTCCGTCGAGCGAAACCCGCCGGGAAACCCGGCGCCTCCTCTCCGGCCGAAGCCTCCGCCGCTGCGGAGCATGGCCTTAAGTTGGTCGTATTCCTTGCGAGATTCCTCGTTGGAGAGGACGTCGTAGGCCTCAGCGACCTTCTTGAAGCGGTCCGCCGCTTGCGGATCGTCAGGGTGGGTATCGGGGTGGTTTTCGCGGGCGAGCTTGCGGTACGCGCGCTTGATCTCGCCGGCATCCGCGGACGAGGAGACCCCCAGATCCGCGTAATAGTCTTTGTCTGCCCATTCGGGTTTAGCGCTCACTGGGCATCTCCTCCTTTCGTGATTGAAAAATGGCGCCGAGGGGTGCAAACTCTCGGCGCCAAAGTGGTGATTTACTCGCTGTCTTGCGGGTCATCGATGATGACCAGCGCGTTGCGCACCAGCTTTTTGCCCACGCGGTAGCCGCGTCGCAGAACGGTGCCAACCACCTTGTCGTCGCCGGACGACAGATCCTGCACGGCCTCGTGGACCTCCGGGTC is a genomic window of Corynebacterium massiliense DSM 45435 containing:
- the dnaJ gene encoding molecular chaperone DnaJ — encoded protein: MSAKPEWADKDYYADLGVSSSADAGEIKRAYRKLARENHPDTHPDDPQAADRFKKVAEAYDVLSNEESRKEYDQLKAMLRSGGGFGRRGGAGFPGGFRSTDEFDLSDLFGAQSTGAEGGNGGFGDIFGSFFDRGSGATRSARPSRGADVETDITLDFREAAKGTTIPVELSGNAPCTTCHGSGSKTGKTQTCGKCHGTGYVSENRGAFGFSTPCSECDGTGHTVPDPCATCNGSGTVHRKRSITVRIPAGVIDGQKVRLAGQGEAGPHGTPAGDLFVKVSVKSDDVFDRKGDDLLVTVPVSFAELALGDTIAVPTLDSPVRLKIPAGTPDGRTLRVRNRGIPKRGGKAGDLLVTVQVSVPRDLDAAAASALRQYSQAEKDAGFDPRADWAGNTAR